From one Sporichthyaceae bacterium genomic stretch:
- a CDS encoding phosphatase PAP2 family protein, whose translation MVIAPDPSSAPRTPTYPVRDEFIGRDRGFLYGCTIVGALTLTGGAVAFAVHPPAGVDWWSEHRDPVGQPWRGLAHLLDTIGNRYVATALVIAGMLCCRAARRRADMVLVGLGSIAAPATAEILKPLVGRRIHQCCLSYPSGHVAFATAWALSLALALAGARAWDRRRTRRLVPAAALAVGAAISWAVIVLNIHYPTDALGGAATAFAVVPSIALVLDRVGRPVRPDHGRPLPRSRRGIPGTW comes from the coding sequence GTGGTGATTGCACCCGACCCGTCGTCGGCCCCGCGCACCCCGACCTATCCGGTTCGCGACGAATTCATCGGCCGCGACCGTGGATTTCTTTACGGGTGCACAATTGTCGGCGCGCTGACTTTAACCGGCGGCGCGGTGGCATTCGCAGTCCATCCACCGGCCGGCGTCGACTGGTGGAGTGAGCATCGCGATCCGGTAGGTCAACCCTGGCGCGGACTCGCCCATTTGCTGGACACGATCGGCAACAGATACGTGGCCACCGCGCTGGTGATCGCCGGAATGCTTTGCTGCCGCGCTGCGCGGCGTCGCGCCGACATGGTGCTGGTCGGCCTCGGCTCAATCGCGGCCCCGGCGACGGCGGAGATCCTCAAACCTCTGGTGGGCCGTCGCATCCACCAGTGCTGCCTGTCCTACCCCAGCGGACATGTGGCCTTCGCGACCGCCTGGGCGCTGAGCCTGGCGCTGGCACTGGCCGGCGCCCGCGCCTGGGACCGGCGCCGGACCCGGCGGTTGGTACCCGCGGCGGCCCTGGCGGTCGGTGCGGCGATCTCGTGGGCGGTGATCGTGCTGAACATCCACTACCCGACCGACGCGCTCGGTGGCGCCGCGACGGCGTTCGCGGTCGTACCGTCGATCGCGCTGGTCCTCGACCGAGTCGGGCGGCCGGTCCGTCCGGATCATGGTCGCCCCCTGCCCCGCTCGCGCCGAGGCATTCCTGGCACTTGGTAA
- a CDS encoding helix-turn-helix transcriptional regulator has translation MRTFSISEVADLIGVSTDTVRRWADAGKLTASRDRNGHRVVQGPDLAEFARSMGEHPEVVRVVGASARNRLRGIVTNVIRDTVMAQVEIQAGQYRIVSLMSREAADQLGLEPGVLAIARVKSTDVVVEIPENS, from the coding sequence ATGCGCACCTTCAGCATCAGTGAGGTAGCCGACCTCATCGGCGTCAGCACCGACACCGTTCGGCGCTGGGCCGACGCCGGCAAGTTGACCGCCAGCCGTGACCGCAACGGCCACCGGGTCGTGCAGGGCCCGGACCTCGCCGAGTTCGCCCGCTCCATGGGCGAACACCCCGAGGTCGTCCGAGTCGTCGGGGCCTCCGCGCGCAACCGACTGCGGGGCATCGTCACCAACGTCATCCGCGACACCGTGATGGCCCAGGTCGAGATCCAGGCCGGCCAGTACCGAATCGTGTCGCTGATGAGCCGCGAGGCCGCCGACCAACTCGGCCTGGAACCCGGCGTGCTCGCCATCGCCCGGGTCAAGTCCACCGACGTGGTTGTCGAGATCCCCGAGAACAGCTGA
- a CDS encoding AbrB/MazE/SpoVT family DNA-binding domain-containing protein yields MGRIVVPKPLREALGLSTGSVVHISRYGAGLQLIPAGRTARLVEEAGVLVATGDTTIDDETVFGLIDAGRR; encoded by the coding sequence GTGGGTCGGATTGTGGTGCCGAAGCCGCTGCGTGAGGCATTGGGGCTGAGCACCGGATCCGTGGTCCACATCTCCCGTTACGGGGCAGGCCTTCAGCTCATCCCGGCCGGCCGCACCGCTCGACTCGTCGAGGAGGCCGGCGTGCTCGTCGCCACCGGCGACACCACGATCGACGACGAAACGGTCTTCGGCCTGATCGACGCCGGGCGACGTTGA
- a CDS encoding alpha/beta hydrolase: MRIPSLLAAAVAAVTTIGLLSGPASAVHSGTTAVSASDVVKIPISFHVKNTNNTEVYCEYPADGRDYTVRGLVVGPRSAIRSGQAATLYLHAVTWTSDYFNLPIPGHNYAEEMAKRGHVSIAVDRLGYGKSDEVPGLSTCFGSEADVAHQMVAALKSGNYTLGNGAPTKFAKVFTSGSSVGGLIANIEAYTFKDTAGVFNQSWGDWSAGPYALSEAFDANFRCYQGGDYFKPGRPEYATFAAGSRDEFYFASATKEVRDKTPAMQPDPCGQLMNLQFAIGTDMQHLGDIGVPVLMTFGDADPVFPPPSAQQMQARYSGSSKVTSINIPGASHYPILEEHFPVMVDAANAWLAQNGG; the protein is encoded by the coding sequence ATGCGCATCCCCTCCTTGCTGGCTGCCGCGGTCGCGGCCGTGACGACGATCGGGCTGCTCAGCGGCCCGGCGTCGGCCGTGCACTCCGGCACCACGGCTGTCTCGGCGTCGGACGTCGTCAAGATTCCGATCTCGTTCCACGTTAAGAACACGAACAACACCGAGGTCTACTGCGAGTACCCGGCCGACGGTAGGGACTACACGGTCCGTGGCCTCGTGGTCGGGCCGCGGAGTGCGATCAGGTCCGGGCAGGCTGCGACGCTGTACCTGCATGCGGTCACCTGGACCTCGGACTACTTCAACCTGCCGATCCCCGGGCACAACTACGCCGAGGAGATGGCCAAGCGCGGCCACGTCTCCATCGCGGTCGACCGCCTCGGTTACGGCAAGAGTGACGAGGTTCCCGGACTGTCGACGTGCTTCGGGTCCGAGGCCGACGTCGCCCACCAGATGGTGGCGGCGCTGAAGTCCGGCAACTACACGCTCGGCAACGGTGCGCCGACCAAGTTCGCGAAGGTCTTCACCTCCGGCTCCTCGGTCGGTGGGCTGATCGCGAATATCGAGGCTTACACGTTCAAGGACACCGCCGGGGTCTTCAACCAGTCGTGGGGCGACTGGTCGGCCGGGCCGTACGCCCTGAGTGAGGCCTTCGACGCGAACTTCCGCTGCTACCAGGGTGGCGACTACTTCAAGCCCGGGCGCCCGGAGTACGCGACCTTCGCCGCGGGCTCGCGCGACGAGTTCTACTTCGCCAGCGCGACCAAGGAGGTACGGGACAAGACCCCGGCGATGCAGCCGGACCCGTGCGGGCAGCTCATGAATCTGCAGTTCGCGATCGGCACCGACATGCAGCACCTCGGCGACATCGGTGTCCCGGTGCTGATGACCTTCGGCGACGCGGACCCGGTCTTCCCGCCGCCCTCGGCGCAGCAGATGCAGGCCCGGTACTCCGGCAGCTCGAAGGTCACCAGCATCAACATCCCGGGTGCCTCGCACTACCCGATCCTCGAGGAGCACTTCCCGGTAATGGTGGATGCCGCCAACGCTTGGTTGGCCCAGAACGGCGGTTGA
- a CDS encoding PIN domain-containing protein, which yields MTLALDTSVAVPLIIATHSAHGEVLRWWKGRDVVLAGHALAETYSVLTRLPADLRLTPADAAELIAARFGTPLLLARKTAMHLPGILAERGVAGGAVYDALVGLAARDNNADLGTRDLRAKATYEAVGARVVVAA from the coding sequence TTGACCCTCGCCCTGGACACCAGCGTGGCCGTGCCGCTGATCATTGCCACACACAGTGCACATGGCGAGGTCCTGCGCTGGTGGAAGGGCCGTGACGTGGTCTTGGCCGGCCACGCCTTGGCCGAGACTTACTCCGTACTCACCCGGCTTCCGGCAGATCTGCGACTGACCCCGGCCGATGCCGCCGAACTGATCGCGGCCCGCTTCGGCACTCCCCTGTTGCTCGCCCGCAAGACCGCCATGCATCTTCCCGGCATCCTGGCCGAACGCGGCGTTGCGGGCGGCGCCGTTTACGACGCGCTGGTCGGTCTGGCCGCCCGGGACAACAATGCCGACCTGGGCACTCGAGACCTCCGCGCAAAGGCAACCTACGAGGCCGTCGGAGCCCGGGTCGTCGTCGCGGCCTGA
- a CDS encoding sugar transferase produces MVLGIEPAVTPTTAAPNPSELSRILRLTRRLDPAAHGHGHGHRASARPAAQHLATNVAVRVTVARPRWQSRYSRCVAATDLLALSASAVGYRWWGSVDSFTTAQIVMACSVVAAGALALYAARAWDPRVLGHGTEEFNRLVRAFVWLGLLTTLPGLALEQPALRPYAFGVVPMALVGATSTRLLIRWRVTRLRRQDRCMRNVLVVGSGTTVAPVIDRARRSRAGWAVTGVCLSDDDGSIRREGGGAPRTVHGVPVLGGLEAVVDTVLRFGYHVVCVAPDTGWSSRRLHELTWDLEGTGTEIAVDPGLMEIASRRVVMCPLDGVPVLRLEEPKFFGLQRLTKAVIDRVGALLLLIALSPVLLAAALAVRCSGRGPLFYRARRLGKNGEPFTMVKFRSMVPDAEQRRAELVESDNGAGPMFKVRDDPRVTRVGRVLRRYSIDELPQLFNVLAGSMSLVGPRPPLPEEIRAYDEAARRRLLVRPGMTGLWQVSGRSDLSWVESVRLDLTYVENWSLLSDALIVVRTIRAVVRAGGAY; encoded by the coding sequence ATGGTTCTGGGCATCGAGCCTGCAGTCACACCGACCACCGCGGCACCGAACCCGTCGGAGCTGAGCCGGATCCTGCGGCTGACCCGACGGCTGGACCCGGCGGCGCACGGCCACGGCCACGGCCACCGGGCGAGTGCGCGGCCGGCGGCGCAGCACCTGGCCACCAACGTCGCGGTGCGGGTCACGGTCGCCCGGCCGCGTTGGCAGTCGCGCTACTCCCGATGCGTCGCCGCCACCGACCTGCTCGCGTTGAGCGCGTCGGCGGTGGGCTACCGCTGGTGGGGTTCGGTCGACTCGTTCACCACCGCGCAGATCGTGATGGCCTGCTCGGTCGTCGCGGCCGGGGCGCTGGCCCTGTACGCCGCGCGGGCCTGGGACCCCCGGGTGCTCGGGCACGGCACCGAGGAGTTCAACCGCCTCGTGCGGGCCTTCGTCTGGCTCGGTCTGCTCACCACCCTGCCCGGGCTCGCGCTGGAGCAGCCCGCGCTTCGCCCGTATGCGTTCGGGGTCGTCCCGATGGCGCTGGTGGGCGCCACCTCGACCCGACTGCTGATCCGCTGGCGGGTCACCCGCCTGCGCCGCCAGGACCGCTGCATGCGCAACGTGCTGGTCGTCGGCTCCGGGACCACCGTCGCCCCGGTCATCGACCGGGCCCGACGCTCCCGCGCCGGTTGGGCGGTCACCGGGGTGTGCCTGTCCGACGACGACGGCTCGATCCGCCGCGAGGGTGGCGGGGCGCCGCGGACCGTGCACGGCGTGCCGGTCCTGGGGGGCCTGGAGGCGGTCGTGGACACGGTCCTGCGCTTCGGCTACCACGTGGTGTGCGTGGCCCCGGACACCGGCTGGTCCAGCCGGCGACTGCACGAGCTGACCTGGGACCTGGAGGGCACCGGCACCGAGATCGCCGTCGATCCGGGCCTGATGGAGATCGCCAGTCGGCGCGTGGTGATGTGCCCGCTGGACGGCGTTCCCGTGTTGCGGCTGGAGGAGCCCAAGTTCTTCGGCCTGCAACGGTTGACCAAGGCCGTGATCGACCGGGTCGGTGCACTGCTCCTGCTGATCGCGCTGTCCCCGGTGCTGCTGGCCGCGGCCCTGGCCGTGCGGTGCTCCGGGCGCGGCCCGCTGTTCTACCGGGCCCGTCGGTTGGGCAAGAACGGTGAGCCGTTCACGATGGTCAAGTTCCGCTCGATGGTGCCCGACGCCGAGCAACGGCGGGCCGAACTCGTCGAGTCCGACAACGGGGCCGGGCCGATGTTCAAGGTCCGCGACGACCCGCGGGTGACCCGGGTCGGTCGGGTGCTGCGGCGCTACTCGATCGACGAACTGCCGCAGTTGTTCAACGTGCTCGCCGGTTCGATGTCGCTGGTCGGCCCCCGCCCGCCGTTGCCGGAGGAGATCCGGGCCTACGACGAGGCCGCGCGCCGGCGGTTGCTGGTCCGCCCGGGGATGACCGGGCTGTGGCAGGTCTCCGGCCGCAGCGACCTGTCCTGGGTCGAGTCGGTCCGGCTGGACCTGACCTACGTGGAGAACTGGTCGCTGCTGTCCGACGCGCTGATCGTGGTCCGCACGATCCGGGCGGTCGTGCGGGCCGGCGGGGCCTACTGA
- a CDS encoding MEDS domain-containing protein, which produces MTGFAHRVLPYLSEREYVATLVPFLAEGHAAGDRLLVVATPTRFKLLRAELSPAAVVEFVDSNNWYRSPGHATACAAKHFRLTGDSGLRVIGEPPWQQSAPDELAEWSCYEAACNLAFANVPIQVVCPYRISETPAGVLAEALRTHAEMTDVLGTRACAGYVAPRQFVPDFEPLLAPPPPASKATVVRNGTFEDVARLATRRALELGVVGRSARNFGLAAHEAAAQFFPDQPVEAQMKVWTARRELVGELLCRGPRQPRITGYLQPHPTDGTGDRLWLTRRLCRVVRLASTPYGMRVRLHLPAL; this is translated from the coding sequence GTGACGGGATTTGCTCATCGGGTCCTCCCGTATCTTAGCGAGCGGGAGTACGTGGCCACGCTCGTCCCGTTCCTGGCCGAGGGCCACGCGGCGGGCGATCGCCTGCTGGTCGTAGCCACGCCCACCCGGTTCAAGCTGCTGCGCGCGGAGCTGTCACCGGCCGCCGTCGTGGAGTTCGTCGACTCCAACAACTGGTACCGCAGCCCCGGCCACGCGACCGCCTGCGCCGCCAAGCACTTCCGCCTGACCGGCGACAGCGGCCTGCGGGTGATCGGTGAGCCGCCGTGGCAGCAGAGCGCACCCGACGAGCTCGCCGAGTGGTCCTGCTACGAGGCGGCGTGCAACCTGGCCTTCGCCAACGTCCCGATCCAGGTCGTGTGCCCCTACCGGATCAGTGAGACCCCGGCCGGTGTGCTGGCCGAGGCCCTTCGCACGCACGCCGAGATGACCGACGTGCTGGGCACCCGCGCCTGCGCCGGTTACGTGGCCCCGCGCCAGTTCGTCCCCGACTTCGAGCCACTGCTGGCGCCGCCGCCACCGGCGAGCAAGGCGACCGTGGTGCGCAACGGCACCTTCGAGGACGTCGCACGCCTGGCCACCAGGCGGGCCCTGGAACTCGGGGTGGTCGGCCGCTCGGCACGCAACTTCGGCCTGGCCGCGCACGAGGCGGCGGCGCAGTTCTTCCCGGACCAGCCGGTGGAAGCGCAGATGAAGGTGTGGACCGCGCGCCGGGAACTCGTCGGCGAACTGCTCTGCCGCGGACCCCGGCAACCCCGGATCACCGGCTACCTGCAGCCGCATCCCACCGACGGCACCGGCGACCGACTCTGGCTCACCCGACGCCTGTGCCGGGTGGTGCGCCTGGCCTCGACCCCGTACGGGATGCGAGTGCGGCTGCACCTTCCCGCCCTCTGA
- a CDS encoding HlyD family efflux transporter periplasmic adaptor subunit translates to MMFQKVAVHEALALLVLVATVGNAETPGPGSHTVPVATGTVTSTVEAVGNLDAPRTVGVTFNGSPGLVTKLPVRVGDAVDAGQELAEVDNRAATRQLELAQAALVTAKGQLAFAKETLDGDRASVVAAVRMFRNSLGAARDAAMRLHVDRDAQDELMSSQVQNLDANRRDRSESSSSTASSAALHSHSLTTNNLTGNPNFPASVTTDSRTRIRQRQRLNSITSSTTRSAVAAAGVGLAAAQAARATTLAQDEQNLRQMIRAARLARADVAVAVAHDGVGHRCTCIPGLIQEAKGAVRNAKAEVDQAHDELADTVLKAPFKGTVIDIAGDVGETPAAAARGTASPPAFPNGPGAVEDRHAATQSGFVTLADLTHRDVTAQVAEKDIRKVNVGQSAQVTFPGTGAVVTGTVKAIDLEETVVNHVVEYNVKIDLDDRAAAQRLGQSASVVITTASRPDVLSVPNAAVRSSGEGKSVVTVQRGSDYLKVPVTVGLIGDTATEISSRALKPGDLVVVPGTAPAAAGGA, encoded by the coding sequence ATGATGTTCCAGAAGGTCGCCGTCCACGAGGCGCTGGCGCTGCTAGTGCTCGTGGCGACAGTCGGCAACGCCGAGACGCCCGGTCCGGGCAGCCATACGGTGCCCGTGGCCACGGGCACAGTCACATCGACGGTCGAGGCCGTCGGGAACCTCGACGCCCCCCGGACCGTGGGGGTCACGTTCAACGGCAGTCCGGGACTGGTCACGAAGTTGCCGGTGCGGGTCGGCGACGCCGTCGACGCGGGTCAGGAACTCGCCGAGGTCGACAACCGGGCAGCCACCCGACAGCTGGAACTCGCCCAGGCTGCGTTGGTCACCGCGAAGGGTCAGCTGGCATTCGCCAAGGAGACTCTGGACGGGGATCGGGCCTCGGTGGTCGCCGCGGTCCGCATGTTCCGCAACTCCCTGGGCGCCGCCCGCGACGCCGCGATGCGGTTGCACGTGGACCGTGACGCGCAGGACGAGCTCATGTCCTCGCAGGTGCAGAACCTGGACGCCAACCGGCGCGACCGCTCCGAGTCGAGCTCCTCGACAGCGAGCAGTGCCGCACTCCACAGCCACTCGCTGACCACCAACAATCTGACCGGCAATCCCAACTTCCCGGCGAGCGTGACCACCGACAGCCGGACGCGGATCAGGCAACGGCAACGCCTCAACAGCATCACCTCGAGCACCACCCGCAGCGCCGTGGCCGCGGCCGGGGTCGGGTTGGCCGCCGCCCAGGCGGCCCGGGCCACCACCCTGGCCCAGGACGAGCAGAACCTGCGGCAGATGATCCGCGCGGCCAGATTGGCCCGCGCCGATGTCGCGGTCGCCGTGGCGCACGACGGCGTCGGCCACCGCTGCACCTGCATCCCCGGCCTGATCCAGGAGGCCAAGGGCGCCGTCCGCAACGCGAAGGCCGAGGTCGACCAGGCCCACGACGAGCTGGCCGACACCGTGCTGAAGGCACCGTTCAAGGGCACCGTCATCGACATCGCCGGCGACGTCGGCGAGACCCCGGCCGCCGCCGCCCGCGGGACCGCGTCCCCGCCGGCGTTCCCCAACGGACCCGGCGCCGTGGAGGACCGTCATGCGGCCACGCAGTCCGGCTTCGTCACCCTGGCCGACCTGACCCACCGCGACGTCACCGCCCAGGTCGCCGAGAAGGACATCCGCAAGGTCAACGTCGGACAGAGCGCCCAGGTGACCTTCCCCGGCACCGGCGCCGTGGTCACCGGCACCGTCAAGGCCATCGACCTGGAGGAGACCGTCGTGAACCACGTCGTGGAGTACAACGTCAAGATCGACCTCGACGACCGCGCCGCGGCCCAGCGACTCGGCCAGAGCGCCTCGGTCGTGATCACCACCGCCTCCCGCCCCGACGTCCTGTCCGTGCCCAACGCCGCGGTGCGCAGCAGCGGCGAGGGCAAGAGCGTCGTCACCGTGCAGCGCGGCAGCGACTATCTCAAGGTCCCGGTCACGGTCGGCCTGATCGGAGACACCGCCACCGAGATCTCCTCCCGCGCACTCAAGCCCGGCGACCTCGTGGTCGTCCCCGGCACGGCACCGGCGGCGGCCGGCGGCGCCTGA